From Podospora bellae-mahoneyi strain CBS 112042 chromosome 5, whole genome shotgun sequence:
TTACAGTTGATGTCGTCCGGGTCGTCAAGGTTGGCCGTGGAGTCCAAGCTGGCACTATCGCCTGAGGGAGGAGTCACCCGGGCCTGGAAGGTGGCGTTCCAGCCGGGGTAGCTGGCGTCCATCTGGGCGATGGCCTCCTGAATAGTGCCGGTCACTGTAACGGTGGCACCAGTGGggtcgtcgaggttgacgggAAGGTCCCAGGAGATCGGGACTATGCCGTAGCCCGAGACGGAGCCCGGCTGTTCAtcgagggaggtgggagcGGTATGAACAGCCTGTAAGACATGTTAACTGGTGAACTGTATTCATATCGCCTAGAGAACTTACGCTGATCAGGGCCAGAAAACCGGCGAAGATGGTGGAAATGGACAACATTGTGTCCGAGTGTTCAAGTTGTAGATTTGTggctgttggttgttgtttgtcgATGGTAGTGTGGAAGTGCTCTTAAGTGCGGTagtggaaaagaaaaagggcgAAGGAGGGTAGAAAGGCAAATATATACAGTTGAGGAGAAAGTTGACGAGTCGGTGGGACTACTTCGGTCGGCcccaaaactccaccacTGCTCTTCAGACGATGCCTTAGGCGGAGTTCATATGACCGGCACCCGATCTTTCCGGACCAGATACGCCGCTTCGTTACCCCACTTGGAGCCACAAATCTCCTGATATGCCTTTGTTGACTGTTGTGCTGGTGCTCTTGATCTGGGTCTAATGACACCAACATTGCCCCAACGGTGAGCTCATGGTTCCCGCCGTATGGGGCAGGAGTACCGGGACTACGTAACAGGAGCAACCAGCGCTGCATGCCTGCGTGTTTACCGGGTATCTTGCTCTACAAGTGGGCCTTCAGTCCTACCAGTTGACTGTCCATTGCATCACTCTCAACAAGATTTACACCTGCGAGGGAGTCATGTAACGGGGGAGACGGTTGCAATGGGTGGGTTGACAACTTCGAGATCCTTGTTATATGGTACTTTATATAGTGTCTCGGTGGCTGCTTGGTGTGATCGCCATTGTGAGTGATATTTGACTATAGTGATGGTAGTGTCAGTGGTCCGTAAGGTACGGCGTAAGAAGGCCATGCACAAATATAGCTGGATGATGTACACGTGGCAATTGCCTTAGGGATAGCTTCAATAAGCAGGTAGGTATAATCGCATTTCAATTCCTCGTGCTTCAGATGCTATTTAACAGCTTTTCCACTTCTTACATGTTTCACATGCCCGTAACTCAGTGTATTCGGTCACAGACCAACGTGATAAATTCCTGCTACAGTCCCTTATAGGTCCTCCCACTATCCCTAATGTTGCCCACAACTTGCTGCATTTAACAGCTGTCGTTGTCATAACGAACAATCACGTTCCACTTGTCCTTGTAGAAAGCCTGACCCTTGACATACTGGGCATCCCGAGAGCACTTCTGGAGGATGTACAAAGTCCCATCGGCAATATCATTCCagccaacctccttctccgtgTCGTTCTGTTTCatggtcagcagcagccccacGATTAATGACAAGATAAACTCACGTCGTTGCACCACCAAATAGCCGACTGCCAAGAGCAGGAAACACGACCGCACTCGCCAGGGCCGGGGCCGTTCTTGGCCGAGCCAGTCAGACCACGGAGGTATTCAATGCCGCGGAGAATAGAAAGCTGGCCAGCCTCCTTCCACTGGTCAAGCTTGCAAATGTAGGACTCGGGATCATCAAGAGCCGCAAGATCAAAGGCGCCGCTGTCAACggtagggggagggggcaggTGAGCCTGGAAAGTTTCGTTCCAGCCGGGGTAAGTGGCATCCATCTGGGCGATAGCCTCCTCGATGGTGCCGGTCACTTCGACAGTAGCGCCAGCAGGGTCGTCAGCCTTGACGGGGAGCTCCCAGGTGATGGGAACGGTGGCGTAGCTAGAAACATCGGGCTGGTCAGAGCGGATGGATGCGAATTCAGGGGCGCCGTGGGCAACCTGGGGTGGCTGTTAGCAACCTGGGGCTTTGAATCCTGGTTCAGTTACGATCAAAAACGTACACTGGCGAGAGCCAGGCCGCTGGCAATGAAAGCGGAGATGGAAAGCATTGTGAGGGGTGAAGTTCAGAGTTGGTCTTGCGGCTGTCGTTGTGAATGGGAGACTGGAAgttgttgtcgaggttggttgtggaaaagaaagaggtCCAGGGGAGACAAATTGCAAAGTATATATGCGTGAGAGAGTTGCTTGCACAGACCAAAGAGAGCATCTCGGGCGGCCGCTTATCTCCACCGTGTTGTTCCGTGTCCTTCTGCTGCGGTTCAGACGGCCCCATCGGTTGGGATCTTGTGATACTCGTCCGATATCTCGAGAGCAGGCATCCCGTTTCGTTAGCCGCTCAGGGAACAGATATACCACTTTTGTCCCTCCACTCGAGGCCACAACATTTAGATGTCTCTTTGACGGGCATCTTGATGCTCTTAATCCGCGTCCTGTGACCTCCTTCCTTAACAGTCCCAAACCCACTTGCCCCCAATTTTCAGCGCATGGTTTTCGGCTCATGTGGCAGGAGCAATCGAAAAGATAGGTGCCTTGACATACAGTGGGGAAACAATTCCCTACCAGCCCCGCATATGGCTAAGTCGCTCCTGCCTGCTCTCACTTTGTTCTGCTAAGGGCCGTTGTGCGGGTTGCGTCACCGAGTTTCTCAACGGGAAAGCGCAGTCAAAATCCAGACCACGGGAAGGAGTAGGTACCAGAATTCTCAATCACGATGCAAAAATAAGAGGAAGACAGTTTAGACTTGACGACCTGGAATTAACCCCCAAGGTTTCTATAATCCATCTACCACTGCAGTAAAAGGAAAAGTCCCCATTAGATAGCCTCAACCCCTCACAAAATTGCCTTGACGCTCTCCACAAAATCAACAACAGTCTTCTCCCAAGGAATATACCCCTCTCCCGtaaccctcaccaccttgctTCCATCGTAGACCCTCTCCTTGGGATACCCATACCCCTTCTCATACCCCTGCCCCGGctcccccttctcaatcaccccctccctctcaggatacctctccctcaagaTATCCGCCACCGCCTGAGCGGGAACATGATACCCACTCAACAAaaacctctccccatccacctttTCCGGGTTCTCCGCCCCAAACAATATCACCCTCGCCACATCCCTCACATCCACATACGAGGGAAACGCCCCAGGCAACCCCGACTTAGCCAGCTCAGTGCCAGAGTAAACATCACTGATCAGCTTTGTCGTCCCGTGAATCTTGTCCCTTGACTCCGGCACAACAACGGGTGGGCCAGCGACATAGACGGGGTTGACAGCCGCGATTTTGAAGGCTGGTTTGTGCTCATCTCTAAACTTCCAGAGGGCCTTTTCAGCGGCGGTCTTGCTGGCAAAGTAGAGGATATACCCTGGAACTTCGTTGCCCAGCTCCCAGACAAGCCTCTCTGAGGACTCATTCCAGTTTGACTCGTCGTAGTGGGTGTTGGCGGACTCGGTGTCGATGATGGCAGCGACCGAACTCATGAGGGTGAAGGATTTGACGGTGGGTTCGCTGAGGGCTGACTCGAGGACTCTTTGAGTTCCCTCGACGGCGGCCTTGAGGACGGGTccgggggcggtggaggtgaggaagatgggggaggcgaggtgggCGACGGTGGTGACGCCTTTGATGGCTTGGTCGAATGCTccggggatggtgatgtcggGGACTTCGACGATCTCGAGGTTGGCAACTAGTTCGGCCGAgatggcggagaggaggggctTGGTGGAGTGGAGGGAGCGGGCCGTGCCGCGGACACGGTAGCCGGCTTGGAGAAAGGTGAGGGCGGTGCGGGCGGCGATGAAGCCGTTTatgccggtgatgagggcgAGGCCTTTGGACATGGTGGTCGTGTTGGCGGGAATAGATGGACagctggttgatgatgacgatgtggGCAGGATCATGGATATGAGCCTTGTTGTGCCTCAAGATAAATTGACTCTGAAAGTAGAAGATTCTCAATATTTAAGTCGCGGTCTCTGGTCTGAAAGACTCACAGTCCGCTATGGCCAGGCGAGAAAATTAGTTTGTTGGGGCACGATGCCATTAATACCTAAGGTGGTCCCCATTGAAGGATTCTAGTGTCCAAAGGAAGTCCAAATCGTCAAGCATTTCAAAGCAATGTCCTTGACAAATCTCATGGTTCGGTACTCGAACGCACCTCCCTCCCGAATGAATCCCGGCTGAGAGTTCATCGTGCCAAGTAGCCctgaggtggtgaggctcGTTCTGGGATATGCAGGCCGGGATTCGCTGCCCGTCGGTGTTGGGTGCAGTGATTAGTGAACAAAGAACGGGAGGAGCTGTTGAGTAATCCTGCAGCTCTTAATAAGCAACCGCATTCTCCGCCATTATGCCTCGGGTGATAGTGGGGCTCTTGGTACCTTATCACCATTGGATTGTAGAATGCCTTGATGTATTATGGTAAATGAGGATGTACTTAGAATTGGTCTATCTTAGTCTGCGAGAACTGCGAAGTGATGACTCGTCTCCATGCATTAACCACTTCGCTGCCGAAATTCAAAGCTAACCAACTGGCTCTGacatcacacacaccatTTCTGCCCACCAGGTTTCCAAAGCCAAGTTGGAAACTCACCCATCATCCGCCGCCCAACCCCATATATTCTTCAACCAAGGTTTCCAAAACCCCTCCACGCTCTCTTCAAACCTCCACCCATCCCACGTCCCATTCAACAGCCCCTAGGTTTCCTCATCCTGCTGCCTCCCATCCCGGATCCAATACCTCCCCGCCAAGCTTCACATCGCCCAGCTGACCCCATACCTCTTTGTAAAACTCCTTCAGACAACCCAACAGCACGTcgctcatcaacccccccatcctgCCTTCTCCCAAACTCACTCAAATTAACAGGCGTCAACCTCTGGCCCGGCGCGCGcaccgctcctcctccacgcccGCCGTCATCAAACTCCTTTCACTTGTCAGCGCAGACAAATCCTGCCCGTACTGCATTCCCCCCCAAGAATCAACAAATCCTCATTCGCAGCGTGAATTaccccaccagcagcagcagtcatTTTCCCCACGAAATTAACCCAGTTGTAACCTGAACCCGCCCTAGCCATCCCCTACGACTCCCGCAATTCATTCCGCAAAGACACGCTAATGATATTAGCGTGATCCCCCGCTCATTCGGCTACGTAACCCAGCCCTCGCGTCAAGTTCTCAATATCAAAGTGCTCGTCCCCAAACCAGGCATTCCCGTCGGTCTGGGAGCAGCACCACTCCGCCTTTGAGACGTGCGCGTCGGGGTGGATGTACAGATTCTTTCGGGCGGCGACGCGGACAATGTCAGACCAGATTTTGAACAGTGTCGTGTTACGCGTCCAGATGGGATTATGGAGGAGAATCtgggaggtgatgagggcgCCGTTGTCTGGGCCGAGGGCAGAGATGAGAGTCTGGGGGAAGGGAGTGTcggtttggttgttgaggtagAAGAGGTCGATCATTTCGATTGCGTAGGGCCTGTGACACCGTGACACAATCAGTGATGGGAAGAATGCCAATGGgtcgggggagaggaggggggaaaaaCAACATTCGAATAAAGTTAAAGCCTGCGGAGGCGATGCGGTCGAGGATGGAATCGGCAGAGGCGTGTTCCAGGCCTTCGGGGATCATGGTCTCTCGGCTGAGGGGCCAGTTGACGCCCGCCCATGTGATTACTTCGCCTCCGAGAGTTGACGATATCGCGACCTcgggtggaaaaggggccgCAGGgccaggtggaggagatgttttGCTGACGAGGGAGGATCGTGTCGAGAGGATTGTCGCTCGCGGTAACGGTTATTGCGGCGAAGGCCAGGATCCAGAATAGAAGGTACGCCATGGTGTAGAATATATGCATTGCTATGCCTGTCGGCATAGGATGAGTAGTCCCTGGTCAAAAATTGGAGGTCAAGTCAGATTAACATTCCCGTCAATACTGATGCCTCCCCTCGACCGCTCCTTGGCTGTCTGTAACCCCCTCCTTTCTTGTAATAATGTTGGGCAACCTATCCTGCATCTTGCCAGTAGAACTAAATCCTGTATAGTAATGTTAGTCTCGGCATGAGTTGTTGTGCAAAGTTGCAATTTGTGGGGATGAATAGAATTACCCGAGTGGTCATCCTTTGCATCCATGTTCGGCATTGGTGTCGCTCCCAGCCTGGGATACATAGGAGTCTGTCGCTGGCTACTCCGTCCTTCAAGGACGTAGGTCCCTGTACTGCCGTTACTTGGTCTGACGTTGCAGTGGTATATGGGCAAGGTAGAACCACTGTAAGCACTACATACCCGACAATCGAGTTGGGGGCTCCGTTCAGATCCATCGACAGAACCGATGTTATGCGGTCCAATATAATGCACATTCATCCAgtaacctcaacaacagtcTCCCGCTCAGCTATTCAACACCATGTCAGCCATCCCGGACCGAAAAGCTCATAGATCTGCTCGGCATTAGTTCCGAGATCCGAATGCGAGGTCGCATTTGGATGATCCACCTGGATGACCTTGCCAAGTCCAACGGctccaaaccaaccaacacccctGAATGTTGCAATTTCCCATGCAAAGGTCCATTAAAAAAGAACCTACAAAAACAGTTGCCACCCCCATCGTGTATCACAGCCTCCACGTTCCCTTTCCACCAGCAGGCAGCCATCGTGCATTTCACTCTTTTACTTCCCACATCCGCACTTTGCCTCTCACGATCCAAAATACCGTGGCCCAAcgccaaaagaaaacatcaCAAAATGTTCACCTACACGCTCGTCTCAGCCCTCATCGGCGGCGcatccctcgccctcgcctccccagctcccctCATAACCCCAGCACCAATCTACGAGCGCCAGAGCGAAAGCGCTCTCGAACTCAAGTGCCAGGCCCATTATGAGTCCATGATGGCAAGAGCCCCCGATCTCCCACATGAACACCCAATCATCCAATGGATGAACCAGCCCGAGAACCTCAAGCTATTCACCGACTACACCGACATCAAAGCAATGTGCGCCGCCAGATGGGGCAAAAGCACTCTGGAACCGCCCTCTTCTCTCGCGTCCCAGTGGTCCAGCTACATGTCCGAGGCTCAAATGTTTGCCATCTCCATGAAGGCCCCTGCGTACGAGCTGTCCGCCATGGGCTGCCCTTccgtcatcgccgccgcTGGAGGACTGCTGGCCATCACTGAGGAGGTCTCGTGCAGCCGAGCGTACAAGGCGTACATGGATGCCGTGCCGTACCTTACCGCTACTGATGGTGACGATTTCGCTACCACCGGCCCGACTCCGACAAACGTTCTTGCGCCTTCAACCACGGCGCCCGGGTCAAGTGAGGAGACAGATGTCAGCGGGAatgacagcgaggatgagggcgCTGATGGGAACGGAAATGGTGGTagtgaggaggggagcacCGAGACGACCAGCATATCCACCGCTGGTGGCCCAAGGGAGACTGGACatgtggctgttgctgccgccgccgctctcGCCGTTGTCGGTGCCATGGCTGCGCTGTAAAGAGGATTGGTAATAACACTGGGTAGCTAAATGATAATGTGTATCAAATTCAACGTCGGCATTCCAAGCCGCAAACCAAACCTGTTGCAGACCTATGATCGGGATCGACTCCCGAATGCGAGTGCCCCCGACCTACCAATCATCGCCAAGCCCGAACCAATAACACCTTCCCAATGCTTCTTAAGCCCGAGTGTGCACCGCCACCATCGATGACATCGTTAGTGAGCTCCCCTCTCACATATCTAACATCCACATCTGACGCCAGCTCTCTCCAAGCTTTGTGAGGCTTCAACAAGCCCACCCAAGACGAACTGCGTACACAGGCAGAAAGAACTCCCTTAGCACACGTGATATCTTACAGTTTGCTGTGGCTGGCCGCGAACCACGGAAGTTTGTGAAGGCTCATTAGTGGATTCCAACCTCAAGATAGGCGTTATTGGCTTTTCTCACAGATCAATTCCTCGAGTATAAGAACGTCTAGTTCGTTGTATTCCTTTTCCCATTTCCTTTCTTCTGCATCAGCAAAGATCAAACACACCTGGATCACACCAAAGACACCCCAAAACAACAGAAAACATGCTCGCCTACACGCTCgtctccgccctcgccggcgcatccctcgtcctcgccaacccggccccggccccggcTCAAGCCCCAGCCATCACCGCGGCACCCATCTTCAACCGCCGCCAGAGCGAGAGCGCTCTCAAGTTGGAATGCCACGCTCAGCTTGCCTCCATACAGGCGCGAAAGCCAGAGCCCAGCGATAAACTTGAGGACTGGATGGCTAGCGCGAACGAAGCCAAAAACGGCAACAGCTTGGGCGACGTGCTCAACATCTGCTACGCCATTTATGACAAAGAGATGCCGGATCCCCCTTCGTCTCTTCAGTCCGAGTGGTCCACCTATCGCTTGGCCCAGGCCAGTTACGCCAGTTCCATCGGGCCTGCTGTATCCAGCCTCAAGGCCAAATGCCCCAAAGACATGGCTTTTGACTTCTTGTTCGTTGCTATGAGCGACATGGACTCGTGCCACACGGCGTTTGCTGCCATGTCGCTCCCCGATTCCgatctcctcaccacctccccaagccCATCTCGCACCGTCATTGTCgcgcccaccaccaccatcggccCAAGCGAGGAGGCAGGTGCCGGCGGGAAGGATACCGAGTCGAAGGAGGGAAGCGCCCAGTCTACCGACACATctactgctgctggtgccaGAGAGACAGGATAcgtcgctgtcgctgtcgctgCCGCCGTTGTCGCTATTGCCGGTGGCATGGTTGTGGTATAAAAAGGGGATTGAacttgggtggtggatgaggttgaagaCAGCCATTAACCAAATAAATGCTACAAAATAATGGATGATTTGACAACAGACCGCGACCCGACGGTGATGCCGCCTTTCAACTGCCGAGCAAGATGAATGTTCGAAACTCGAATTTCCAAGCCAGGCTTACAAAAATTCAAGCAGGGTGGGCAATAAGCCAAGTCAAGTCAAGCTTGGGGTCTGACTTGGCTTGACTTGGTCCGGCTTGCCGTTTTTTTTTACCTACACCTATACCGAGAGAATATACGGTAGCGTGTGACTTGCCCCACAAAACAACAGGCCAATATGTCGGCGATCAGCAGCCAAATACGCAATATCGAAATCCACCGAATCCGAAGTCGCTTTGTTACCAATTTCTATGGCACCGGTACCTCTCAATTCTTAAGGAAATGCGAACCCTCTCGTGCAACACCAGGGCCACACCACGATGGAATTAACGCTCTTATCAACCACAACGATATTCACACGTCACCCACAGTCGAGCGCTTCTACCGGTTTCAATTGGCAAGGCAACAACGGCCACACTGGCACCTGAACGCTCACAAGGGCCCAGAGCTCCCGCGTGAGCAAAATGTAGCCATATATATCCCTAACCCTCTTCAATTCTCACTGACTAACTGACTGGCCACAGATTCGAATACGTGCCTGGGCGAAGACGCCCATATGTCCTACGCGGTTATACGCGAGGCCACTGGCGCGCCGGATAAACAGATTCAATATGCTCTCACTACACCGTTGACCCCGCGAACCAACCGTCGTAGCCGGAAGCCCTCGCGGTTGAGAAGGACCGTATTACTCGCCCCCTCAAGGACGACCTTATCGCTCGCAAGCTTAGTTGGCTAGATTTAAAGCTTTATTTGGAAGGATCTGAACACTGGAAGGATACGGCCTTCACCACAGCCATGAGAGCAGCCGACTTTAGTCGTCAGGTCCCACCGCGGACGATCAAGCTCACCGCCCAATACCGGGCCGAACAACTGGCCTTTGTCCGTGAGCAATTGGCACTTCGGCCTCGCCCGGAAGACTGGGAGCACGTGACCTTTAGTGACGAGGCCTGGGCTACTAATGACCCGATGTGAAAAAGGTGGCTTACTTTACACGATTTGAAGATATCAAGGCCTGGGCTACTATACGGCAAAAGCCTTACGGTTGGATGTTTTGGGGTATAATATGTGGGTGTGAAAAGGCTGCCTCTTTTGTGTGGGAAAAGGAATATGGTGGGATTAATAGCGAGAAGTATTATGAGGTATATTTTTCCTATAATCTACGGTTTTATTATGGAGAAAAAGGTATAGGGTACTTCTGTGGTTTTTTaacatgatgatggctcTCCTCACTCTTCTATATGCAACCAGGGCTTACATCAGAAGGCTAGATATTGAACTATGACTTGGCCGGCGAAAAGCCCTGATTTGAACCCTATTGAAAATGTGTGGTTTTGGATGAAAGATTGGTTCGAAATGCGGTATAATATCTACAGCCCTAGCCCCAGGGCCTTACGTAGGGCAATTCTAGAAACCTGGGAGGCAGTGCCTTCTGAATTGATTCGTTCACTTGTTTACAGTATGCCCCGGAGGCTTCAAAGGGTGATTGAGGCAAATGGGGCACTCATTCGCTGTTAGTATAGGTACTTGAAATTGTATGGGAAATTCACCGGTTGGTAGTACTGTGACTTTGAAAAGAATAGATTAAATGTCTGTGCTATTTTCCCTGTCAGGTTAGTAAGTACCACGCTGCCATTTAAAAGCTTGGGACAGGTGTAGAAGCCACAACTTGGCTTACATGTAAGCCGAACTTGATACGCCGCTAAGCCCTCGGCCGGAGCCCGGAAGGGTGTTTTTCCGACCAGTCTTCCGGCCCGGTCAGGGACTCCCGGTCTTCCGGGACACCCTCCCGGCCAGAATCCCGGCCTTGGCAGCTTGGTCAAGCCCTCAAGCCAAGCCGGTGGGAGGGCTTGACTTGGCTTGGTCAAAAATAGGCCTTACTTGACTTACTTATTTAACTTGGCTTGCATGTCAAGTAAGTAATTACTTGGCTTATTGCCCACCCTGTATTCAAGACTAATGATGGACGTAGCGGATGTTCTAGCTGACAAAACAGGCCCTGGTAGCCAAGATCTGGCGCCAGTGGCCGAACGGCAACGTGAAGAACTTGACAGTGACGAAAGGATATTCCTGTTGTGTATTCAGTTTCCCCGCCCACGAAAAGCACAGAGGAACGATCCAGACCTCGAAGACTTCAAACTGGTAAAGTTGCCGCGCCACCATGGCATCACCGTGAAGTTGGACATATGCGGACCGCAAGTCCTCGGAAACAAGTGACCGGACAGTCATCACGATTGCCGTGAACGTGTCCGTAGCCTCCTTTCCGTCCAACGATAGACGTCGGTGAGCGGGTGCGTTTGCCAAGTCACGGACAAGAGAATCAAAGCTGCTTCGTGTTCTGTCTAGCTGAAATTCTGGCCATGGCTTTGATTGGAGATTGAGCACTACCAGAAGCCTGTGGTCTCTGATGGGTGAAACATGATTCAGGAGCTCGCTAGTGGTACAAACCACCCTAGGGTCCCAATTCTGCCTGCTACTCCTTTATGTTTTAGTCGACTGCTTAATCGATGGTTTTGTCGGGCGGGTATGGAGTATACATGATGGGGGTTTGGGCAAGTAGGTGACTGTATGTCGGCTGGGATATAGTTGGGCCACGGCATGAGAATttgagaggggaggttgggtaGGGCTCAGGGACGCTGTAGAAGGCTTATGAATGATGCCTGTCTTAGGTAGCCGAGGATGGGGTTTAAGACGATAAGAAGCTGCAATGCTCGACTATTAGGAATCGGGCCGGTTTTAGTAGCCCTTTGGGAGGCTTcctgagaagaagattgtgtAGACTTTAGAAGATTGgagcgggagcaggagccAGATCGAATAGAGACCGCCGAAGATGGATGTCAAGGTTCGAGCCATTGAACCGACATACTGTCATGGTCGGTTTCAGTGAGGGCACTCAACTCTTCCAAGTATCTCTGTAACACAAAGTCAGTTGGACTCAGGCAGTCAGCTGGAAGCCGGGCCTGTAGCTTCGCTATCTCCTCCAGAATGAGAGCAGTGTCTTCCTTGATGGCCGATGTGTCTTGGCGAATTTCTCATGTCCCAATCATCGTCTCTCTAGCGAGGTGCCTTGACTCGGTAAGCATGTGTCAGTAGGCCTTGAACATGGTTATGCATACAGTGCTAGCATGTCGAGGCCTAAATCAAGTGCCGATTTGTGGGCTTCGATGCTCCTCCGTAGCTTTGACATGTCGTCTTGACTCGACAACGTCCACGAGACACTCCTGCCACGAGTATTAGATTTGTACTTTTCCACACAGTCTTCGATATCTCCAACGACATGTTGACAGTTGTCAACGATGCCGCATATGTGCCAGGTGAGGGCCTCGGGAAACTCGATATTCTCGTTTTCGTCGTCTTCAATAAAGAAGCGCGAGAACAAGTTTCGATGAGCTGAGTTCTCGAGATATGGCGTCCAGATCGGTGCGTGCTTGTCGAACCTGTTTGACAAAAGAGTATATGGTCTTGGAGACATTGACAATTGTTGTGATCAAGGCGAGGCCGCCTCCGCCAGTGGCAAGGGGGTCCATCGTTTCATGAGTAGAAAGGCCATCTCGACGGGGAGTTAATTGAGAGAGGTGTCGTGAGATGGCGGAGTCTGTCGAGCCTCATCGTCAATAGTCTTGTTGAACGCACCAATGGGAAGGTAGACGCGCGCCGTAGCGTTGAGTTGAACCAGATGCGTAAATACGGTAGACGTGCCAGTAGATGATCAAATATAATGGCTGGACTAGAAAGGAAGCTGGTCGCGCGATGTGACTGTTGTGTATGTGATAGTGGGCTGGCAGAAGTTGGCCGGGAACACTAACAGCGGGTCTTTTGTCATTGCATCATCGCTCACCTCGGTCGAGATGCCCCGCAATCGGCATCGTTGCCCAGCGCTGCTTGGCGCAGCAGGGACAGCCGCCAAAACTTTGGTGACTAACAAACACCTGCCGCATCTCAGGAACAAACCATCGCAACCCCGTTCAGGTCCTCGAAATGTCATCAGCACCGGCCAAAGACAATAGCAACCACCCGGCGGTCAAGGGGCCAAGTGCCCTTCGGTCCATCATTGCCGGCTCAGCTGCGGGCGCTGTCGAGATTGGTATGTGATTTCTTCCGATGAA
This genomic window contains:
- a CDS encoding hypothetical protein (EggNog:ENOG503PEV2; COG:S), giving the protein MLSISTIFAGFLALISAVHTAPTSLDEQPGSVSGYGIVPISWDLPVNLDDPTGATVTVTGTIQEAIAQMDASYPGWNATFQARVTPPSGDSASLDSTANLDDPDDINCNVDYKYAGKVTIVWGINYLRSITGKPKNGPGPNNCGRVSCSWNSAIYWCNDDTVEKELTWNDIADGASAVNEACKTNRGHDSKGRGSYDDHWNVLVRGDVC
- a CDS encoding hypothetical protein (EggNog:ENOG503PEV2; COG:S), whose product is MLSISAFIASGLALASVAHGAPEFASIRSDQPDVSSYATVPITWELPVKADDPAGATVEVTGTIEEAIAQMDATYPGWNETFQAHLPPPPTVDSGAFDLAALDDPESYICKLDQWKEAGQLSILRGIEYLRGLTGSAKNGPGPGECGRVSCSWQSAIWWCNDNDTEKEVGWNDIADGTLYILQKCSRDAQYVKGQAFYKDKWNVIVRYDNDSC
- a CDS encoding hypothetical protein (EggNog:ENOG503NZUS; COG:V), whose product is MILPTSSSSTSCPSIPANTTTMSKGLALITGINGFIAARTALTFLQAGYRVRGTARSLHSTKPLLSAISAELVANLEIVEVPDITIPGAFDQAIKGVTTVAHLASPIFLTSTAPGPVLKAAVEGTQRVLESALSEPTVKSFTLMSSVAAIIDTESANTHYDESNWNESSERLVWELGNEVPGYILYFASKTAAEKALWKFRDEHKPAFKIAAVNPVYVAGPPVVVPESRDKIHGTTKLISDVYSGTELAKSGLPGAFPSYVDVRDVARVILFGAENPEKVDGERFLLSGYHVPAQAVADILRERYPEREGVIEKGEPGQGYEKGYGYPKERVYDGSKVVRVTGEGYIPWEKTVVDFVESVKAIL
- a CDS encoding hypothetical protein (CAZy:GH5; EggNog:ENOG503NYXA; COG:G) codes for the protein MAYLLFWILAFAAITVTASDNPLDTILPLITWAGVNWPLSRETMIPEGLEHASADSILDRIASAGFNFIRMPYAIEMIDLFYLNNQTDTPFPQTLISALGPDNGALITSQILLHNPIWTRNTTLFKIWSDIVRVAARKNLYIHPDAHVSKAEWCCSQTDGNAWFGDEHFDIENLTRGLGYVAE
- a CDS encoding hypothetical protein (EggNog:ENOG503PQYH), translated to MIHLDDLAKSNGSKPTNTPECCNFPCKGPLKKNLQKQLPPPSCITASTFPFHQQAAIVHFTLLLPTSALCLSRSKIPWPNAKRKHHKMFTYTLVSALIGGASLALASPAPLITPAPIYERQSESALELKCQAHYESMMARAPDLPHEHPIIQWMNQPENLKLFTDYTDIKAMCAARWGKSTLEPPSSLASQWSSYMSEAQMFAISMKAPAYELSAMGCPSVIAAAGGLLAITEEVSCSRAYKAYMDAVPYLTATDGDDFATTGPTPTNVLAPSTTAPGSSEETDVSGNDSEDEGADGNGNGGSEEGSTETTSISTAGGPRETGHVAVAAAAALAVVGAMAAL
- a CDS encoding hypothetical protein (EggNog:ENOG503PQYH), which encodes MLAYTLVSALAGASLVLANPAPAPAQAPAITAAPIFNRRQSESALKLECHAQLASIQARKPEPSDKLEDWMASANEAKNGNSLGDVLNICYAIYDKEMPDPPSSLQSEWSTYRLAQASYASSIGPAVSSLKAKCPKDMAFDFLFVAMSDMDSCHTAFAAMSLPDSDLLTTSPSPSRTVIVAPTTTIGPSEEAGAGGKDTESKEGSAQSTDTSTAAGARETGYVAVAVAAAVVAIAGGMVVV